The Caloenas nicobarica isolate bCalNic1 chromosome Z, bCalNic1.hap1, whole genome shotgun sequence region GAAGCTTCGCTGTCCCACTGCACAGGGACACCAGGTttagctccagctcctgccagcaaCACTTCACAACAGCCCAAGTCCTCAAACAGAAGTCCAGCACCCAGGGCAATAAACAGGAACAGCAGATTCCCAGCCTGGCACAACTGTATTAATTCAGAGGCAAGCATTATGGAGTGTTTAACTGTTCTGTAAATACCGAACCCGCAGAAACCAGCATGAAGGCAAGTGCTAGTTAAATAACCTTTATCACCTCTGCTGCCTACGAGTTTTTGCAGGGCCACAAACAGGCTGGATGCTCAGAAgacacagcccagctccccaggaAGGTAGTCGAACAGATCGCAGGTCAGGAAATACGGCACTGACAGCACAAACCAGGAGCCTGCTTTAAAAAGCTGGCAGATCTCTGATGGGATTTCTGGGGATAGGGGACCATGCCTGGATTTCACAGGTTCAACCCCTAGGAACAAGAATTTCTCCATGAAAAGCAGCAGGCTGGAGGGTATCTTACCGCAGGGAACCCTCACAGCTCATCTGCACAGCAGAAGCTGAAACTAAGATCACACCTACAGAAGACTGGACGCCGAGCAATGAGGCCTCCTGTGCCTGGAACCagttttcacttgaaaaatgaagacaaacaaGGCCACCAGCCCCTTTTCAGTTAATTCTCACCTATCCCATACACCTCAATCCATCCTTTAAAGCCACGCCCAATGCTGGGTTATTCTTTGCTTTAAATAAGCGTTGCCACACCAGCCTGCTAAAAACAGTTGTTCTGGCCACTGACCACAACTCACCTCGTGCTGCCATTTCTGGGGTGTTCTAGTTCTCATTTTAAATTCACGAATTATTGTAGTGCTTCCCAAGAGACCTCTCTCTCTGCATGTCAAATCAGAACAGCAAGTGCTTTGTAATTGTGGGTGACAGCACCCGAAGGGTGGGCGAGGCAAGCACAGcagcccacaggcagcaaaccAAACATCtgtaaaaatctgctttttgtgtTCCTACCTCTCAAAGGCAGCCCCATGTTCAAACAGGCCCACAGCTCTCCAGAGCCTGTTCCTGGGAATCTTTGACTGGGAATGTAGTTGGCTAATCCTATCCACCACATTATTAATTAGCTTGCAATGCTGTGGCATGGCATAAACATGTCATTAGCAGGCTCTCCTCTGTCTTTATCCTGACTTCTCCCCAAATAAACAAGACCAAACATGGTTGAAGTGCAGCACAACAAGCTACTTTTTCACTAGGTAGAGGGAATTAACTTCTTGTATTACTAGTACACGCCGCATGGACAGCAGAGACCAATCATCTGAAGAGAACGTTATGGGGAAAAATGTTGAATTTCATGGCCATTTGTGGGTTGGAAGTGATTTAAGAAACACCCACTATAAATCATAGCTCCAAGagacagtttcatttttctctgcagttccaCCTTGCTATTGCTGAGGTCTTTTAGGTTACAGCTGTGCCAGTTTCCCTGCATTTCCAGAAGCACAGTATCGGCTGCTCAAAGACACACGATAATAAAAGAACAGTtctccaagaaaacaaaactactcGGGAGAACACACAAAAGACTggaaagaagggaaacaaaacacaagacaCATTCAAAAAGGTTAACTTAAATCTTTTGGTTGAAGAGCACAGAAGTTTCTACAAACATTTGAGCTCCCATTAAGGATCACAGCTTTGACTGCTTAGTCTCAGCTCTTCAATGGAACCAGATGACAACCTGGTCATACTGCCTGGCACAAGCCTTTTCCAGGTCTTACATTCAGCTTCCGGGCCTGATCTCCAAACAAGGAGAATAACAAGAGCTGGCATGCACCGAAAGAAGATAGaagtcctgcagagctgcttctgtttgctCACTGCAAGATAAAAGAAAtggcagagaggaaaacaacaacGACATTGAAGAGCTGTATTGTAAAATCAgtacaaggaaacagaatgcaCGCATTGGACATCAAGGACAAGGAGACAACATGAAAAACAGAGAACACCACATGAAGAAACAACACTCCAGGTGAAATTCTGGTCTGTGACACCTTAGTACAGCACATCATCAACTTCAACCACGCCACATTTCAAGTTCAGTActttaaattaataattaatccATATCTACTTTCTGCTATGACGTGGCTGGCCCAAAGGCCAGCCTGGAGGCTTTCGGACTTGCAGatggtgaaataaaaaaaaaaaaggcgctaAGAAGTCTccacttttcctcctttcaaaGACACAAAGGGGGTGACGTTTCCCATACGAGCCGAGCAAAGCAGAGGCAAACACTGGAAGTCATTACGCCGCTAATGAGGTGAGGCCCTGAGACAGTCAGAGAGGAAAGTTGTACAGAGGTTGCGGTAATAGATGGGATACGCCCGCATGTGGCTGACGTGAGCTGAATCCAAGAAGTCAACAGCTTTCACAGAGACACCGAGCTGCTGCCGTGTGTCAGCCATGTGCTTCACATCGCTGGCCTTGATGATGGCATCAGCTTGGGAATAGAGGTAAAGCTCGGGCCACCGCGAGGGCGCATTCAGCAGGGCATCGTAGTGGCCCTTGTGGATGAAGCTGGTCAACGGGTACAGTAGGATCCGCAGAACCACAGCTgtagcagcaaaagcaaataagaGGAAATACTTGAGGAGCACATTTGTGGACACCAAGACAGTTGCCAAAGCACGAAGGGCTCCTATCAAGTTTCTTCTGCCAGGGGCACTATCAAAAATGGCACCCGCTACTTTGAGGTTCTTGAATGGCTTGTGAGTGTGGAGCATCTCAGTGATGTAACGGTACAGCATGAAACCACCATtgctaaaaatgtgaaaaagaacCGGTCTGTTTTCAATCTTGTAGTCAAAGACCAGCTCCAGGAGCTGCCTGGCTTGGGTCTGGAGGGATCTGATGCCAAAGGTCTCAGAGAAGAATATCATCCTCCAAGGCGCCGTGTAGCGGATGACGGTGCACCCCTAAGAACAGAAAGAGACCCCACAACCATTTAGGCTGTGCTGTAAATTACACAGAGTAGGCAAGTACACCCGAGCAACTGCCTTTACAGTTAAGGCCTTACATTTAGGTGTAAATTGGAAAACAGGATCTCAAATGAGATCTGCCTTCTAAATAGAGCAGATGGAactatatttataaatgttttacaTCTTTCCTGTCACCGAAACTCATTGACATTGTGCACCACCAATCACCAGGCAAAGGCATCAAGACAGCCCTTCCACTCAGAGCTCTCTGGAGCGTGGACTAGGAAGAAGAGAGGATATCAAGTTCTTAAATCAAACTATTTTACGCCATCTTGCCATGGCTGCAGCCACTTCCTCACTAGGGAGCTAGCAAAcccctttctctccttccccattCCTATCATCTTTCTgatagaaaagtatttttcacagaagttgGCATGCTGCCATGTAATGTGCTCCTCATCTGACCAGCAGCATCTCTTAGTCAAAACAGTCACTTAACAATTCTTCCCTAGAACAAGCCAATTCATGACTCTTGCACTGGATTACACATTAAGAATAGACTTGTTAACGTACAGACTTTGCTACCTATAGCTGAAACAGATTTGGATAAATACAAGATCCTGTATTCTGGCCCAAAAAAGTCTCATGTTTCACTGGGTCCCAATACCACAAGCTGGGGTCATTCCAGTAAAAACAACAGtactagaaaagaaaatatcataaCTTAGGGAAGTAGGAATTGGACAGACCTTTCTAGTTCAAAGACAAGGAGTTGCTAATGAGGAGGTGTGACTATCATAGGATGCCTGTTCCACAGACAGAATAAAATGAATTTGGATTACAACATTTAGATGAGTTCTCTTCACAGGAGGCAAAAGCCAAAGGAGTGACAGATGCTGACACgctctgtcattcccagccTGGCCTTGCCAAGCCTGTGCTATGGCCTCTTAGAGAGCAGCAAACACATAATCTTTCCTCGCAGGTTTACCTGTCTGGCAACCTAATACAGATCATGTCATTGATGAATAATCTCACAGCTTTAAAAGCCTTAAAATATTCCAGAGATTCACACAATGGCAGATAGTTTGTTCGAGGAAGTATTTTTGTCTCAGCTGTACGCACAAAGATGCCATCAGCATCTGTTAGATAACGCTGCCAGGGCAAGGAGCTTTCAATGACAAGAGAACTCGCCACTCACTCCCAATGACTCCCTGGACCAAAAGAGGCTTTAGAATGATTTTACcaacatgcagaaaagaggtAGAGTCTCAGAGCGCTGTATGACAGtgtcattaaaatataaagaagcTACTCACCTTCTGACTGTAGACTGCACTGTATTTGGCcaggtatttgtccttgcagcCTGCCCAACCTAGAAGGATCACCACAGGCTCTCTCTCTGTACTGCTCTCTGAAACAAATCACAAGTTTTAAAAGAATTGTCCTCCAGTCTACCAGAATCAGAACGTAGGGCAACTTGCCTGGTTAATAAAGCTTAAGGGCAATGATGAGGCATGTATCAGCTTAATATCCCAGTCAGCTCTGAACATCGCCTGGTCCCACTTTCGCTATGTGGGCGTGCTCAGTAGGACAGCAGAGTTTCAGTTCCCACAGCTGCCCAGCTCTCCGCTGACGGGCAGCCAGCGGTGTGCGAATCACCCGGGGACACCGGCCCCTCCTCAACCCTCCCGGGCGCTGCGGAGGCATCAGGGATTCCTGCCCCCTTCCAGGGGGGAAAGGGAAgtgtcctgccctgccctccagGAACTACCAGGCACCTGGTACGGCACAAGTGTCTGCACAGCTCCCTGCCCCCGGTCCCCACGCCAAGTCCCCTCTCGCCCAGCCTCCGGGGTCCCCCAGGCCCGGTCCCTCCCTCTCCACCCTCAGGGGTCCTCAGTCCCTCCTGTCACTGGGGTCCTGCAGATCCAGTTGCAGTTCCACCTCCCCACCACCCTCGGGCCCCCCAGGCCCGCTCGCCCCGCACCACAGGCATCGCCCGGCGCCAGCTCCACCGCCGCCTCCAGCCCCCGGGCCCCCATCGCCGCGCACTCCCGCCCCACACCCCACTGGCGCTTCCGCTCTCCCCACCGGAAGCTCCGCCCCGCCGCACCTCTCATAGCCAATGAGAAGGAAAAGCGCCCACCCGCCTCACTCTCCGTTAcctcccctccccgcctcccGCTTCCTTAGCAACGCGCCCCGAGCACCCGGGCCGAGCTGGTCGCCCCGCCCACTGGTGGTGGAAACTGGCCCATTGGGCCGGGGGTGTAAAGGCGGGCCGCGATTGGTTCTTCTGCGGTGTCACTCAGTCTGCGGGGTATCCGCCCCCTCGGGGAGAGGTGAGAGGGAGTGAGGGGCTGAGGCGGGCGCTGCTGTGGGGGACTGTAAGGCCTCGGGGGGTCGGAGTGGGGAGAATTGTAGGGCCTGGAGTGGGGGTCGCAgtcagaggggctgggggataGGGTGGGCGTGGGGGCTGAGGGGGCTTGTTGGTCCCGAGGTGGGTGTTTGGGTCAGGGAGTGCAGATatgggggctgggaagggcacGGGGGTCGGGGACTGTGTGAAGGACTGTGCGGcctggggtgggtttggggtgtgGGAGAGCACAGGGCCTGTGACTGGGCTGGATCAGGCCTGGTGGGTTCTTTGGGCCTTGGGCAGGGCATGTTGAGGCTGCAGTGGGTTGTGGGGAGTTAGGGGCTGGGGTGGATGTAGGGGTCAGTGCAGGGCCCAGGTGGGGGTGAGTGGGGCACAGGGGCTAGGTTTTGGGTTGTGGCTGAGGTTAACAGTGGTGCAGGGCTTGGGAGGTAGGACATGTTAGGtgagagaggggccagtgggacTAGGGGTTGGTAGGGGCTGGGTAGAAGGCGTGAGGGTACACTGGGGTGTGAGGAGAGTTGTGGGAGACTTGGGATATGCCAAGAAAGGGTGAAACCTGCTGGGTAAGCAGAATCTCTTAGGTTTTCCCTGAGGCTGAGCATGGCCTTGTTGCTGCAAGATGCAAAGTTAACGCCAAATCACTGTCACACTGTCCTTCCATGAGTTCAAGGCCATCAGTCCCTGGCACCTCACATTTGAGCTGATGCTGCACCAGCCTGCCTTTTGGTCTCAATCTGATAACTTAGCAGCACTCTGGATGTAAAGGACCACTGAATTGCCAGAGCCAGTTCCTAAATtacttgtgtttttcttggcAGGAAAAAAGCACTGCCGTGACCCAGTCTTGATTATTAGGTCCAGTGGACTGGCGTGGCAGCCCAGCACTGTTGAGGGCAGAGTTTGAAGCCAACAAACAGGAGTTATGTGCTGATGTTAGCAGTAACAAACGACTCAGGCAAGTAATTTAACTTCCCTGTGTCTGTATGTTCCCATATGTAAAATggtcataataaaaatattcatgtaCATTTTCAGGGTACTTTGCAATGTCAGTTTAAAGACTACTATGTCAGCAGATGCTGTTATTATagcagcagggacagacacCACTGTATCCTCAGAAGCCTCATGTGATCATTGTTTCAAagccttctctctttttttgcctttgattCATAGGCAAGCCCTTTGTATCACTAAAATCCTCACGTCCAGAGGCTGGCGCTAGTATTTCTGAACAGTGGAGTGTTACTGCAgctttataataaaaatagataGCATTACACCAGCAGCATCTCAAACATAAATATGGAAACGTTAATTTACAATCAATTTTGGGATGTTTCAGACTGTAAAGTTCTTTTAACTAGATCTCTGCTGAGGACAGGGGAGCACTTTATGGGACTGTAAATTTCATGCAAACAGTCTCTGTGAAATACAGATTCCCCCTACACACTAGCTGTTCTCTCGATATCAATCATATGCCTTGCAAGTAATGTTTCACAAATATTCTGTAAATCACAGGAAAATGCTCGCAATAATGTGAAATATGACTTTCACTTGACTGTTTCACCAGAGGCCCCTAACAGGCCATTCTCCTGTCAGCACTAACATTTGTTATGGTTAATAACATTTTCAATCACAACTATTTTGggaaaatggatttattttaaacctgCTTCCCTGCAAAGGAGATCCTGAAAACGCCCTGCCAAGGACACAGACTCCTTACAGAGCACAGGCTGTTAATTCCCAAACGAAATTTCATCTCAATTCTCAAACATTGTTTCTTAGCCAGCTTTTTGAAgactttgtttgttttcaggcaCTGAGGTACACCTTTGCCTCTTGATCATTGTTTTCAGTCTAGTTCAGATAATAGCAACAGAAAGTTACTATTGAGCATATATCTTGGGGATATTCTGTAACTGATTTGGAAATTTGCTCCAGATTCTTGGAGAAAAGGCTTAAGAACTTTCTAGATAGGAAATCAGTAATTTTGGCTACTTGTATTGCATTGAAAGAAACTTCTTATTCTGAAATCCAAAGATTTTGTatcatttaaactttttttttctcttaaaccaCACTTTAAATAAACCTCAAAATAGTGGTTTTCTTATGTAGGAAGTCCAAGAACCGTATTAGACAAGGCATGAATTCCTTTCTTATCCTCAGGCATGTTGATACAAGTTGAGGGAGGACAACGCAGCTGTGTTAATGCAGCTGCCTGTGACCTTGTCCCTGTTTCTGTGCCTGTCTATGTGCACCGACACTGATGTTTGACTGCCACGCTCCCCAAGATTGGTCAgtatcttaaaaacaaactcaTACATGTCAGTGGAATTCTCATCTACCTGAATGAAGAGCTTAAGCCTCTGACATTTCATC contains the following coding sequences:
- the TMEM53 gene encoding transmembrane protein 53 codes for the protein MGARGLEAAVELAPGDACESSTEREPVVILLGWAGCKDKYLAKYSAVYSQKGCTVIRYTAPWRMIFFSETFGIRSLQTQARQLLELVFDYKIENRPVLFHIFSNGGFMLYRYITEMLHTHKPFKNLKVAGAIFDSAPGRRNLIGALRALATVLVSTNVLLKYFLLFAFAATAVVLRILLYPLTSFIHKGHYDALLNAPSRWPELYLYSQADAIIKASDVKHMADTRQQLGVSVKAVDFLDSAHVSHMRAYPIYYRNLCTTFLSDCLRASPH